The Triticum aestivum cultivar Chinese Spring chromosome 5A, IWGSC CS RefSeq v2.1, whole genome shotgun sequence genomic sequence TAGTGAAATTTTTATTAAAGTCgcaaatattttttccaaattcatcgttcgcgaacattttattaaagtcaagaatattttttccaaattcatcgttcgtgaacatttttttaaagtcatgaatattttttccaaattcatcgttcgcaaACTTTTTTTAAACTCACGAATATTTTtcccaaattcatcgttcgcgaacatttttttaaagtcgtgaatattttttccaaattcatcattCACGAACTTCTTTTAAACTCACGAATATTTTTTTGAAGTCGcgaatatttttttccaaattcatcgttcgcgaacattttattaaagtcacaaatatttttccaaattcatcgttcacgatttttttttgaattaatgaCATTTTTACTGTTCACGCGCCAGGGTCTCTTCGATGACAGAGGATCtcaattttttgatatttttttatatttattctttGTCGTGTACTGTTCATCACGCACGGGAATTCAGGACTGTTTGCCGCGTACTGTTACGGTTACTGTTTATGTGCCAGCTGGCCAGTTAGAGCCTGTCAGGGAGATTTTGGACCTGAATGACACACTTACTGCACTTTGAGGACCTAGAtgacgattttcatagttcgaggacctatgtGACATCCCTGGAATAGTTCAAGGACCTACAATGCACTTCACTCAAAATGTCCATTTACCTAGCGAAAACATCGCGCTCTGAAGATCGACACTAGCCCATCTTCAGTTAACTGCAGGTTATTGCTTCAGCTGTTGATTCAAACTCCGTCGTCCGATTCGCATCCGACGACGTTGGCCTCCACTTACCGCTTCGCGCCAGAGGCAGCTGCTGAGAGACGCTGATCTTCCATCGGATGGCAGCCGTTGCGTCAAGGGAAACACTGAGACTTAATATGATTCATGTTCACGGAATGCCACATCCATGCTCACAAAAAACCGGCGCTCCAAAGGACACCAACACCGGTAACCCTTTTGAGAAGGAGAATAACCCATGAAAACACATTTGAGAGCACGTGGATCTAATTTTCCAACAGAGTTCCTGTAATCATGCACAAAGCAAACACACCCAAAGACCTTTGGAGGAACTACAAAATCATTAGATTTAAGAAGACACTCAGCAGGGGTCTTATGGCCAAGAACCCGAAGAGGCATACGGTTTATCAAGTATGTTGCAGTTTTTATTGCCTCCCCCCAAAGAAATTTAGCACATTCGTGGTAAACATAAGTGAGCGTGCAACCTCAAGCAAATGTCTATTTTTAcgctctgcaacaccattttgttctGGAGTGTTAACACATGTAGTTTGATGTTCAATGCCGTTTGAGGCAAGGAACTGTCCAAACTCCTGGTTAATATATTCCGTACCATTGTCTGACCATAAGATTTTAATAGTTGCCCCATGTTGATTTTTAATAAGAGCACATAAATCTTTAAAAAACCGAGCACACATCACTCTTATGCTTCAGGAGATAAAGCCAAGTGTAGCGACTAAAGCAATCGATAAAAGTTACAAACCGTCGATGCCCAAAAATTGAACGAACCTCACAGGGTCCCCAAACATCTGAGTGAATCATTTCAAATGGTTTGCCACTTCTTAATCCTATACTAGGATATGAACCCCTTGTATGTTTAGCCAATTCACAAGCATCACATACAAGGATCTCCCTAGGACACAATTTGAAAAGAGAGGGGTAAATACGAAACAGTGCAGCAAAAGAGAGATGCCCAAGCCTGCGATGGTATAGTAGTAGTTCTTGACTAGGAGACAAGCATAACGCAAAagcaacttcatcacttccttcATCAAGATAGTAGAGTCCATCATGTACGGTCCCAGTCCCCAATAGTCTCCCTGTCCCTAGCTCCTGAAAAGCACAACAAGTAGGATCAAACCGACCTCTACAATTGAGAGATTTAGTAATAGAGCTAACTGACAAGAGGTTGACCAGAAAATTAGAAACATGCAAGACAGGAGATAAGGACAATGTCTTGGTGCACCTAACAGATCCACGTCCTGTGATAGGTGCCATGGATCCATCAGCTACACGTACCTTGTCCTTACCTGAACAAGGTGTATAGGAAGTGAATATATTTGAAGCTCATGTCATGTGGTTTGTAGCTCCTGTATCAATAATCCAAGATTTTGATTGTGTTGTAAAATTGTGGGCCTGGTGAGGTGTCATACCTTTGTGTGAAGTAGCATGGAAACTAGATTCAACTTTAGAGGAATCCTGGGAGGAAGACAAGTCTTCTGAGAGTCTAAGCTTGGAGGTGAAATCCTCAAGAGCTCGCACATCTATCACCGGTAGCTCCCCCTTGGATGTAGTGAGGTTAGCTTGTCTTTTATGAGCTCCCTGACCTCCCCTTGGCTGAGACTTTCCTTTTTCCCACCAAGTTGGATAGTCATGCAGCTCAAAGCATGCATCCTTTGTGTGTCCAGGCCTTTTGCAATGGTTGCAAAAAAGTTTGCTTTTATCTATTTTACCAAAGGACTTAGGAGCACGACGAGCTTGTATGGATAGGGCTGCACGTGCATCTGATTTTTCTTGACCATGCTCCTTGGGTTGAGCAAGACGAGTCTCCTCCTCAATCACACTGGAAATGATATCGTCAAGGCTTAGCCATTCAGTCTTGGAGAATATAAGCTGACGACGGAGATCAAACTCCTGATTTAGGCCATCGAGGAAGAGCTTGCCCACAAACGGTTCAAACCAGGTATGGTGAACAGCCATGTCATTCTTGTCAACAGGCTCAAAAGGGTGGTAATAATGCAACTCCCTGTACAATCTCTTCATCTCACCTGCATACTCAGTTACTGATTTCGAGCCTTGCTTCAAGTTAGTCAACTCACGCATGATGCGAGTAGCTTGCATCTTATTTGACTTTCCTGAAAATTGCTTCTCCAAAGCTTTCCACACTTCAAATATAGTAGTCATAGTCTCAACTTGTTCTCGAATAGGTGGTTCCATGCTTCCTAATAACCAGACCAACACTCTATCATTAATCTGTTTTGTGCTAGTGCCACTTTTCAATTTCTCTTCATCAACACTAAGCAATTCTTCATAGCCATGAGAACTCATAATTAACTGGGCATGACGCGCCCAGCTGATGTAATTGCTCGGTCCAGCCAACTTTACTGGATTAGGCTCAAGTGCATACTTGATTGCTTTAGGAACCATTTTgagttgttgctgttgctgctcaaATACTTTGCTTAAAATCTCATACAACTTATCCACACTAGAATCCCCTGATTTCTCCTTGGTTGGATCTGCCATGACTCACTACAACCCAAACAGGAGCTAGTCACACAGGACTTTATTTTGCAGCACTCCGCTAGCAACAATACACTAGTACAAAATGTTGATGGCAAGTAGATGTACTTCTACGAGTTGCTCTCAAATGCATACAGGCACGAGCAGAGTATTTTAATCCGGCCACAGAGCAATACGAGCTTTCCGGCGGCACTAATCACAATTGTCCAGAGGAAGGCGCACGCACTATTTTCTTCTCACACATATGACCAAATGCAGTGACAAAGAAAAGTGAACTGTACTTGTATGTACGCCTGACCAAATCTCACGGGACTAGACCAGGAGAAGCACCAGATGCGCGCACCACTATCAATCAGCTAGCCTTGCAACCAATCGGACACTTAGCAAGCTAGCTTACTGCTTGGACATGGGTGACGCAGCATTACCAAGTAATTTCCTGATGGACCATCCCAAGCATCCAGCATCCAGCGCAGCCGCACCAGACGGTGGTCGGCGATGCGGCAGGCAACAGTACGCCGGTGGCGGCGCTCCTTCCGCAGCTTTGAGAGAACGGCGGCCGCCGGCGTACGATGGAGATGGGTGCGCAGCAACCAACACCCACAGCCAGAAATCACGGCGACACATCGCCTCAATCAGCCGCCACCAAGATCAAAATCACATCAGATTTACCTGCCCTGATGCCATGATGAAAATCATGTGGGATATGTAAGATTTGGGCTAGGTATTGGAGATGGCACGAAGAGGATTTGGGGGAATTCTGGATCGTTCCTCACCGATCCAGTCTCTCTGTTCTGAGTTATATTTTGTTTGTACACTTTACATTTTAGACCCTACGAAGTCCTCTAATTACATTATTTATACACCGACACTAGGACATCCAGTGACTAAAGTACCACAAGTGGAGCAACTTGAGAGGCGCATTGAACAAAGCATCCGCATGAATCACCTCCTCGGGCCGAACCAGTCCCAACTTGTCTGTAAATAGCCGTTGCGCCATATTGATCACATTAGACGGCCGATCTGCACGTTGGGACGAGGTGTACCACATGGTTTGAAGAGTTGACATCGACGAGTTTGCTGCTCATCAGGCAACGGCCGAAGGGGCGATGGGTGGCGTACCATTGTTCAAACTGACTCATTTGGCCACTCATCTAAGTCTCTGTTGCCTCCCAATCCTATCTAGCTGGCGATTTTCTTATGGACTGTAGCCACGTTTGCTCAGTGCTATGGTGCATCCGTATATAGCTCTACCCGAAGCCTTCTCTCCCATATCGGCTTAGCGCTCAACCCGTCCCGCTTTTATAAAGCAGCGGTACGAAAGTAGGCATGTCTCATGTGTGTCCTTCAGTCAATAGTTACTGCTAGTTGATGTTGTGGAGCGCGGCTTCCCTCCATACACGTGCATGCCTCGTCAGACAGTACACAACGTTTTAATTTTTCAGAGacgctgtcggtgtacaaaaagaggggtacactttttgtacccctataactgtacacgggcagtctgagccacaggcaccaccacactgagcaaggcaagggaggtgagccaaggtaaggccgaagctcaggagaagtagaacgacgccaagaccaagaccacaaagagcgaaGGAGATGAAGCGGAcctccccggcaagatccttgccgggaggcggtttagcaaacccggcaagacccttgccgtggcagctcgccccacacctacggagtgagtcacccttgagtccactgcccccatgggcgaaggattcgggagacatccccgtggtggcatgcagatctttgtgaagacattcaagatcagatacaccctttagaagatgatgatccttggcgggatcccagccaaggaggaccacaaggcccccggcaagagccttgccggggatgacagcaggcgccacggcaagacccttgccggggccccggcaaggcccttgccaagaacacccgtagggccaccatcaggcccacgccagtcaaacctccaccgccgttcgcatgcagctgccgacccaaccagctgggcaggcacctgtgtggcggcatgcggatcttcgtgaagacccaccgctgcgccacctcagctgcctgcctgcctacatggcatcgcgggcgccgctggccagggcgcgtgtcgacacgagagggagcggcgacggacgagacatggctctcccccgtccccgataaagcaaggacacctgggcaagacgcattaaatgcgccttgtcatgtactgcgagggataacctcacatcactgtaccctttccacctcctggtgctactgtggcaacccctttcctataaaagaaggcccgaggcgaccatgaggaggattcggcttttcggagctcctcacgccctatagctagctcaagaacacagatatacaatccaccaaagcaggagtagggttttacgcatccccgcggcccgaacctggataaatgaaccgtgtgctatctgtttgatccgctcttctcacgaccccgcgccccgcaaccgtagtagggattcttgtgatcccataggtgtcgttcccaccgacatctttggcgcgccgggtagggggcgcagttgtgagaatcggctttagcagttagttcaacgcttcttcatcgtcatggcgcccaagaagaagacgacggtggcggttggcccgtcggaagcCGGACATCCCGTCCCGACGCAGGCGAGCAGCGGATCGGttgcagaaaggacccggggcgccgttcgcgaacaccaacaccgtcccagcagccagagtttgggaggcggcgatgttcgtgcaCCTGGTAATGGGCCGcatgccgccaaatccaaagacggagccaggccctccgcgggtggcgcggggccttccaagatcgctaccgccccgcccgaaggcgatgcgagggcctccaagactcccacactggcgccgacggcgcgctcctctcaagcggcaCGCGACGAATGGCGCAATCACGCCGAagaccccgggcgtcgccgcgggaagagccccgagcgccactcccgggaggtaGAAGACCTGCTCGCTCGctgaggcgctggtgaagatggcatgcgaccgtggggtcatgatagagctccttctgacatggtcagaagtcgaagcacgtcgtgatccgtgcaggtttcgctgccaccaacgccagcagaagccctggcgcgcgcgcagttgctcctcaattttcctcccactacggggaaactcgacgaatggagaggcactatccgaagccttgttgcggtggccaacaaagacgaacggagtccggtggagcccccgggtcgatgctccgacggagtcccacgcaCTAGTGGCAGGAAAGCCGGtggcgccgcgaccacggtgcactcgcctcctcctcgcccggtaccgcggacgccagcCCGTCGCAACGTTGCAGGCGAcgaaatctccatagcgtcgtccgacccgcggacccactgtgaccagcgccaagtccttcgggaacgagaacatgaagacgctcgaaccactaccgagcgccggcgcggagcgcgccaccagtctaTGAACCACCCagcaccggagagccctggaggcctaccttacgaggtaggctgtccggcttttacccgtgagctgcggcagttccagtggcccactcaccgcaccttcaaacatGACGTGGGtgaaaagtacagcggcaagacccacccgtccgagttcctcagcatccacaccattgcgatgcaagctgccggagcccgcgacgataaggtgcttgcgaattactttccgttggctcttaaacccaacgccatgtcatggttgatgcacttgccggtagactctatttcctcctggtcggatttgtgccatgagtttgtgggcgcctttactggaggccacaatcctatggccaagcgagcgacctgcacatcattccccagaagggaggcgagagtctctgCAAGtatatccagaggttcagccggatacagtacaatatcccttatgttcaccctgccgccatcatcagcgctttccatcagaacgtgcgtaaccgcaagatgcgcgaagagctggcaatgaacaaggtgaaagatgtagcagaactctatgttcttgctgacagatgtgcccgggctgaagagggaaggaagtaccccggcgaagacgccggcatgGAAACTgactcctcagatgaagatactgccgccccggcgaagaagcgccggcgccgcaacaggaagcgcaaagataaagccgtgcttgccgtcgagggatctggtgacaccggctccaccaagaaaatcaaggcagatgaccccggcaaggaaattgtcgGATGTGTCGCCTACCGGGCCTTGGCGGTTACCAAGAAGCCAGGgaactccgacaagcgatactgcaagatccatcgcaccaaaggccatgctctccaagactgctGACAGGTTGAgatcctcgctgagaagcagagggctgaatatgagaggcgggacaaggagaagagCCAAGACGgcgctgaggggtccggcaagaagcgtgacggccaggcgggccgtcgcggcaaggataaacaacaggagaggcccgcccggggccgtttcaaaaagccagaagacgacgatcacaaagaggacgacgaatccggcgaccaagagtttcagaaagctacagaggccatgtgcatcgacggtggcgcctcgctgcatacttctcaccgccagcttaaacagtgggcgcgagagattacagcggcagagccgtcatttgatgcccaaaggccgctgaagtggtccagcacacctatcatttttgacactgaggatcaccctgatcgcactactgcggtcgggtgcttgccattgttggtttcaccaacaatacgcaacctcaaggtgagaaagatgctagtcgatggtggggccggtctgaacttgatctcgcctgccatgatcaagaaactgcagattcctgatggagacctcgaggagacgggctcgtttcagggggtcaacccgggaagaagccaacctaagggaaaggtcatgctgcccgtgacttttagaagcgatctgaactacaggacggagaggatcgtgtttgatgttgccaagatccccttgccctacaacgggatccttggccgcccagcgctggccaagttcatggcggcgtcacactacgcctacaacaccctgaagatgccaggacctgtgacgatcatcaccatcccctccgataagaaagatgcgttgatttgcactgaccaactataccagcaagcagttgcagcagctgccgccactagggcacttgctcctgccgctgggaccccgggagggaagaagaagaagaccggtgagacctcggacacccactccggcaagcgcacctcttcggagtgtagcgctcccgttgaggacgtgccagagagctccatcggcggaaacaagaagcccagggccataccgctaggaaccaagaaggtttctgtcaatgaggatggcacgggaggggctttcaccataagctccaccctcaacgacaaataggaagacgcgctcgtcaccttcctgcgggtgaatgtcgatgtgtttgcatggcaagcttctgacatccccggcgttcccaggaaggtgattgagcaccaccttgctgtttgtcctcatgcgcggcccatcaagcagaaggtcagaaagcaagctttggaatgacaagagttcatcacagaggagatctggaaactggaagcagcgggtttggtaagaggagtgctccatccaacgtggttggccaatccggtcgtagtgcgcaaggctaatgggaagtggaggctgtgtattgattacacagatatcaataaggcttgtcctaaggaccccttcccgttgccgtgcatcgaccagattgttgactccacagctgggtgtgatctgttgtcattcctcgatgcctactctagctaccaccagatcttcatgacaagagaagacgaagagaaaacagcattcatgaccccatgtggtacgtattgtttcatgcggatgcctttcgggctgaagagtgctggttcgacgtttgcaagggcggtccagattggttttgaaccccagctccatagaaatatggaagcttatatggatgacatagtggtcaaaaccaaggacagggcaaccctcataccggatttgcaagaaacatttgcaaacatGTGCAAGATCAAtcttaagctgaaccctgagaagtgcgtctttggcgtcccgtccggcaagcttctcgggttctttgtgtcacagcgtgggatagaggccaatccggacaagatcaaagctgtagagcagattgaagcacccaagcgaatcaaggatgtgcgtgggcttgctggttgcgtcgccgccatgggcagattcatttccaagtctgccgagcgcgcccttccctttttcaagatcctgaaaaaggcgggcccgatggagtggacgccagaagacGAAGTAgcgttgcaagatttgaagaagtacctctcctccgcgccaatactagttgcgcctaggccacaggagccgttgctgctatacctggcggcaacgaaccaggtggtcagcgccacaCTA encodes the following:
- the LOC123104665 gene encoding uncharacterized protein — its product is MADPTKEKSGDSSVDKLYEILSKVFEQQQQQLKMVPKAIKYALEPNPVKLAGPSNYISWARHAQLIMSSHGYEELLSVDEEKLKSGTSTKQINDRVLVWLLGSMEPPIREQVETMTTIFEVWKALEKQFSGKSNKMQATRIMRELTNLKQGSKSVTEYAGEMKRLYRELHYYHPFEPVDKNDMAVHHTWFEPFVGKLFLDGLNQEFDLRRQLIFSKTEWLSLDDIISSVIEEETRLAQPKEHGQEKSDARAALSIQARRAPKSFGKIDKSKLFCNHCKRPGHTKDACFELHDYPTWWEKGKSQPRGGQGAHKRQANLTTSKGELPVIDVRALEDFTSKLRLSEDLSSSQDSSKVESSFHATSHKGARDRETIGDWDRT